One window from the genome of Onychomys torridus chromosome 20, mOncTor1.1, whole genome shotgun sequence encodes:
- the Frs2 gene encoding fibroblast growth factor receptor substrate 2, producing the protein MGSCCSCPDKDTVPDNHRNKFKVVNVDDDGNELGSGIMELTDTELILYTRKRDSVKWHYLCLRRYGYDSNLFSFESGRRCQTGQGIFAFKCARAEELFNMLQEIMQNNSINVVEEPVVERSNHQTELEVPRTPRTPTTPGFAAQNLPNGYPRYPSFGDASSHPSSRHPSVGSARLPSVGEESTHPLLVAEEQVHTYVNTTGVQEEGKNRASVHVPPEARASNAESNTPKEEPNNTEDRDPQVLLKPEGVKFVLGPTPVQKQLMEKEKLEQLGRDQVSGSGANGAEWDTGYDSDERRDAPSANKLVYENINGLSVPSASGVRRGRLTSTSASDTQNINNSAQRRTALLNYENLPSLPPVWEARKLSRDEDDNLGPKTPSLNGFHNNLDPMHNYVNTENVTVPASAHKIDYSRRRDCTPTVFNFDVRRPSLEHRQLNYIQVDLEGGSDSDNPQTPTTPLPQTPTRRTELYAVIDIERTAAMSSLQKALPRDDGTSRKTRHNSTDLPM; encoded by the exons ATGGGTAGCTGTTGTAGCTGTCCAGATAAAGACACTGTCCCAGATAACCATCGGAACAAGTTTAAG GTTGTTAATGTGGATGATGATGGGAATGAGCTGGGCTCTGGCATAATGGAGCTTACAGACACGGAACTGATTCTATACACCCGTAAACGCGACTCGGTCAAATGGCACTACCTCTGCCTGCGACGGTACGGCTATGACTCCAATCTCTTCTCTTTTGAAAGTGGTCGAAGGTGTCAGACCGGACAAG gaATCTTTGCTTTTAAGTGTGCCCGTGCAGAAGAATTGTTTAACATGTTGCAAGAGATTATGCAAAATAATAGTATAAACGTGGTGGAAGAGCCAGTTGTAGAGAGGAGTAATCATCAGACAGAATTGGAAGTCCCCCGAACACCTCGGACACCCACCA CTCCAGGGTTTGCTGCTCAGAACTTACCTAATGGATACCCCCGCTACCCCTCCTTTGGAGATgcctcctctcacccctccagCCGGCATCCTTCTGTGGGAAGTGCTCGCCTACCCTCAGTCGGTGAAGAGTCTACACATCCTTTGCTTGTGGCCGAGGAACAG GTACATACTTATGTTAACACTACAGGTGTgcaagaagagggaaaaaaccGTGCAAGCGTGCACGTCCCCCCAGAGGCAAGAGCTTCTAATGCTGAAAGCAACACACCAAAAGAAGAACCAAATAACACTGAAGACAGGGACCCTCAGGTTCTTCTTAAACCCGAAGGGGTCAAGTTTGTGTTAGGACCAACCCCTGTCCAGAAGCAGTTAATGGAGAAGGAGAAACTGGAGCAGCTGGGAAGAGACCAAGTTAGTGGGAGTGGTGCCAACGGCGCCGAGTGGGACACTGGCTATGACAGTGACGAGCGGAGGGATGCGCCCTCCGCTAACAAACTGGTGTACGAAAATATAAATGGGCTATCTGTCCCTAGTGCCTCAGGGGTCCGGAGAGGTCGTCTGACATCTACCAGTGCCTCCGATACTCAGAACATCAACAACTCGGCTCAGAGAAGGACTGCATTGTTAAACTATGAGAATTTACCATCGTTGCCTCCTGTTTGGGAAGCCCGCAAGCTAAGTAGGGATGAAGATGACAATTTAGGACCAAAGACGCCATCTCTAAATGGCTTCCATAATAATCTGGACCCAATGCATAACTATGTTAATACAGAGAATGTAACTGTACCAGCAAGTGCTCACAAAATAGACTATTCGAGGCGTCGGGACTGTACCCCGACAGTCTTTAACTTTGATGTCAGGCGCCCCAGCTTAGAGCACAGGCAGCTCAATTACATTCAGGTGGATTTGGAAGGCGGCAGTGACTCCGACAACCCTCAGACTCCTACCACTCCCCTTCCGCAGACCCCCACCAGACGCACGGAGCTGTACGCCGTGATAGACATCGAGAGGACTGCTGCCATGTCCAGCTTGCAGAAAGCACTACCACGAGACGACGGGACATCTAGGAAAACGAGACATAATAGCACTGACCTGCCCATGTGA